The bacterium region CCCGATGTGCTGAGAATGTGGTATCATGAAGGACGTACGATCACGCGTTCGTGGGCTCTTTCGGAGGGGTTGGCCATGCACCGCGCTCATGCCAGAATCCTACGCCCGTTGCTGCTTTTCTCTGTCGTGTTCCTGATGCCGTCGGCTTCGCTGCTCGCCCAGGGCACCGAGGAGCCCTTGGCGGTATTGAGATCCTGGGGACCGGACGACGTGCCCGAAAACGTTTTCGGCCCCCAGGGCATAGCCACCGACCGCTGGGGCAACGTCTACGTCACCGATCACGACCGGGACCGCGTCTGGAAGTTCGACTCCAACGGCGCCTACCTCACCCATTGGGGCGATACGGGCAACGGCCCCGGCGAGTTCGACTGGCCCTACGCCGTGGACGTGGACGACTCCGGCTACGTCTACGTCGTGGACGCCGACAACCTGCGCGTGCAGAAGTTCGACAGCGTGGGCAATTACGTCCTGGAGTGGGACATCGCCTGGGGCGCCAGCTTTCCCTTCTACGCGCCGCGGGGTATCGCCGTCAGCGCCTACGGCGACGTCTACGTGACCGACATCACCTATCACGCCGTCTTCGCCTTCGACTCACAGGGCACCCCCGTCGGTCACTGGGGGGACGAGGGCAGCCTCCCGGGCCAGTTCCTCGAGCCCCACGGCATCGACGTCGCCCCGTCGGGAGATGTGTACGTGGCGGATACGTTGAATCGCAGGATCCAGGTCTTCGACGGCAGCGGCGGCTACCTCTGGTCCTGGAGCGACGGCGAACCGGGCATCAACATCGGCGACCTGTACGACCTGGCGGTAGACCAGTTCAACAACGTCTACTTCATGGACGGAAACGGTGACGTGCTGCGCAAGTTCGGCCCCGGCGGCGGCCTGCTGTCCGAGCTCCACGAGTTCCGCCAGAGCCGGGGCGTGGCCGTCTTCGGCTACGGCACCGTCTACGGCGTGGATCAGCAGCGCAACATGGTGAAGAAGTGCGGCTATCCGCCGGCGTTTTCTTCCATCGCCGACATCGGCGGCGACCAGGGGCGCTGGGTACGCCTCACCTGGACGCCCACCCTCTTCGACGTGACGACCATGCCCACCGCGGTAACCGCTTACGGCGTCTACCGGCGCATCGACGAACGCGTCATGGAGAGCTGGGACTTCATCGCCACCGTTCCCGCCCGCGGCGACACGATCTACAACCTGGTCGCGCCCACCCTCTGCGATTCGACCGCGACCGGCGGCGTCTGCTGGTCCGTCTTCGCCGTGACCGCGTTCACGTCCTACGGCGAGTTCTTCGACTCGGCTCCGGACTCCGGCTACTCCATCGACGACATCCCCCCGCCGCTGCTCGGCGCGCCCCTGGTTGAGGAGATCATGGGCGAGCTGGAGCTGCAGGTGACCTGGGACGCCAGCGGCGCGCCCGATCTCGGCCATTACGCGGTGTACCGCGGCGGCGCGCCCGACTTCGTGCCGTCCGATCCGTTCACGCCATACGCCGAGTCGTACGACCCGTCGTACGTCGACGGCGCGGTCGCCCCGGGCGAGACCTGGTACTATCGTGTCGCCGCCTTCGACGACGCCGGCAACTTCTCCGGCTACTCTTCCGCTGCCGGCGCCACGGTCACCACCAGCACGCCGTCCGCCGTCCCCTGGACGCTCAGGCTGGTAGGGAACACGCCCAATCCCTTCAATCCGCGCACGACGATCATCTTCGAATTGCCGGCCGCCGCCACGGTGGACCTGCGCGTGCACGATCTGACGGGCCGGGTGGTCAGGACCCTCGCCGCCGGCGACGCCTACGGACCGGGCCGCCACGAGCTGGTCTGGGACGGCACGGACGCCGCGGGGCGTGATGCGGCCTCGGGCGTCTACGTCTGCCGTCTCGTGGCCGTCGGGGAGACCCGCAACGGGCATATGGTCCTGGTTCGCTAGGCGTCGTTCATCGCGCGCAGGAAATCGAGATGGTCGACTCGTCGATATTTGACGTGTCAACCATCTCGTTTTTCACGGTTCGCGCGCACGGCGCCGCACGCGCCGTGTCACCGATCCCGCGCCCGCGCGTAGTAGGGGATGACCGCATCACCCGGAACGAGGAACGAACGGTTTTGGACGTACGCAAGGCCATCAGGGATCGTCGTCACGCACGCCTGCTGCAGCAGGCGCGACGCGGCGACGCGAAGGCCTTCGGGTCCCTGTTCGGCGAGTTGCACGCGCCGGTGTTCGACTACCTCGACCGGCGGCTGCCGGACATCCACGACGCAGAGGATCTGGTCTCGACGGTCTTCCACAAGCTGCTGAAGAACCAGGGGAGCTACGATCCGCAGAAAGGCAGCGTGACGGCCTGGCTGATGGCCATGGCCCGTCATGCTCTGATCGACCATCTGCGTCGCCGGCGCGACACGGTGGACGTGGACGATCTGGCGGAATTCCTGGCCGGCCCGGCCTGCGATCCCCTGGCGGGGATGATCCGTACCGAAGAGGCGGAGCGGGTACGCACCGAACTCGGGATGCTGCCGGCGGACACGCGCGAATTGATCGCGCTGCGCTACGGTGAAGGGCTGCGCTGCCGCGAGATCGCCGCCGTGACGGGTCTCACCGAAGACACCGTCAAGCAGCGGCTGTCGCGGGCCGTGCGCGAGCTGCGCCGACGGGTGGGTGGGCAACCCTTAAAAGGAGGCGAGGTGGATTATGCGACCCGATAGACTCGAACGCATCCTGCGGGACCTCACCGCGCGACCGACGCGCGATGCCGCCCGTGGGCGCAGCGAGCTGGCGGCGGAGCTTCTCGCCAGGCATGAACGGACAATGTCCCGCGAGAGGGGATTTCACATGATGTTCCCGAGGAAACCCGTTTACGTGACCCTGTTGCTGGCCGTACTGGGCATCGGCGCCTGCACCGTGCCCACCGAGACCGAAGTGGAGATGGGCCAGCGCCTGACCTACACCCTGGATTCCGGCGGCCTGCTGGACGAGTTGCAGCAGGTGACGCGGTTCGTGGAAGCCCAGCCGGGTGTCGATGACGTGTCGGTGGCGATCCAGGAGACCGACGACGGACCGACGACCATCGACCTGATGATCTGGGGCCGCGGCATCGACGGCGACGATCTGGCCGGTCGCCTCGCGGGGGTGTTCCCCGCCCTGGCCGGCGCGCACCTGGAGCGCCAGGAGTTGACCACCGGCATCCGCACGAGCCTGGCCGAGAAGCTGGGGCACGACCTGTTCCACATCGAGGTCGTGGCCGAGGGTACCGATGACGAGATCCGCGCCCGGATCCTGCAACAGATCTACGAGAGTGGCTTCGCGGGGGACGCCCAGGTGGACGTCAGCACCGAGGACGGCGTCACCACCATCGGCGTGGAGATGACCCACGAGGGCGACGGCGTCGAGACCGAGGACGAGCTGGTGATCGAGGTGATCCGCGAGGACGAGTAGCGGAATCGTTCGGGCAACGGGAACGGGCGCCCCGCGGGGCGCCCGTTCTTTTTTCCTTCCGGTTCGCGCTCTACCTGATCAAGGCCATCTTCTTCACGATGACGCCCCGGTCCGTGCGCAGCGCGTACAGGTAGACGCCGGCGGATACCTTGCGGCCCGCCGCGTCGTCGCCCGCCCAGTTCACGGTGCGCACGCCTTCGGACAGGTGGCCGCGCGCCAGGGTGCGGACGAGCTGGCCGCGCAGGTCGTAGATGTCCAGGCTGACCAGACCCGCCGCGGCGGGTACTTCGTAGACGATGGTCGTGATCGGGTTGAAGGGATTCGGGTGGTTGCGCAGCAGCAGCGCGCCGCCCGCGGCGCCCAGGTCGGGCACGGCCGTCACGTAGGGTTCGCCGGCGTGGAAGCGCCTGGTGTCGAGGGTGGAGCCGCTGAGTCCTTCCAGGATGCTGCCGGGGCAACCCTGGAAGTCGATCTGGTAGGTGATGTCGAAGAAGCTGTCGACGGCGAAGTCGCCGCTGGGCAGCCTGGTCAACGTCGTGAAGCCGGGACTGGGCAGTCCGAAGCCTTCGCCGGCGGTGACGATCAGCTCGCAGAAGTCCGGGTCCCCGAAGAGCTGGCCCTGCATGAGGTACATGGTCTGGGCGAAGGTCTGGACCGGGTCGCCGGGTGTGCGCGGGCCGGTGTGGACCTCGCACTCGAGGGGAACGACCATGTTGCGCGCGAAGCCGGCGAGCTCGCCGGTGCCGGTCATCGCCCAGTAGAGGTTGGCGGA contains the following coding sequences:
- a CDS encoding T9SS type A sorting domain-containing protein → FFDITYQIQFAGCPGSPLDGLSGATTDTKRFQAGEPYFPPVNHSCVLEDNGLGTVDMPPACPDGYEGRMTILDGLPPGTSLEMESVLTDFAGVVRFPGGTLGGEVQQFSANLYWAMTGTGELAGFARNMVVPLECEVHTGPRTPGDPVQTFAQTMYLMQGQLFGDPDFCELIVTAGEGFGLPSPGFTTLTRLPSGDFAVDSFFDITYQIDFQGCPGSILEGLSGSTLDTRRFHAGEPYVTAVPDLGAAGGALLLRNHPNPFNPITTIVYEVPAAAGLVSLDIYDLRGQLVRTLARGHLSEGVRTVNWAGDDAAGRKVSAGVYLYALRTDRGVIVKKMALIR
- a CDS encoding sigma-70 family RNA polymerase sigma factor → MDVRKAIRDRRHARLLQQARRGDAKAFGSLFGELHAPVFDYLDRRLPDIHDAEDLVSTVFHKLLKNQGSYDPQKGSVTAWLMAMARHALIDHLRRRRDTVDVDDLAEFLAGPACDPLAGMIRTEEAERVRTELGMLPADTRELIALRYGEGLRCREIAAVTGLTEDTVKQRLSRAVRELRRRVGGQPLKGGEVDYATR
- a CDS encoding 6-bladed beta-propeller — protein: MHRAHARILRPLLLFSVVFLMPSASLLAQGTEEPLAVLRSWGPDDVPENVFGPQGIATDRWGNVYVTDHDRDRVWKFDSNGAYLTHWGDTGNGPGEFDWPYAVDVDDSGYVYVVDADNLRVQKFDSVGNYVLEWDIAWGASFPFYAPRGIAVSAYGDVYVTDITYHAVFAFDSQGTPVGHWGDEGSLPGQFLEPHGIDVAPSGDVYVADTLNRRIQVFDGSGGYLWSWSDGEPGINIGDLYDLAVDQFNNVYFMDGNGDVLRKFGPGGGLLSELHEFRQSRGVAVFGYGTVYGVDQQRNMVKKCGYPPAFSSIADIGGDQGRWVRLTWTPTLFDVTTMPTAVTAYGVYRRIDERVMESWDFIATVPARGDTIYNLVAPTLCDSTATGGVCWSVFAVTAFTSYGEFFDSAPDSGYSIDDIPPPLLGAPLVEEIMGELELQVTWDASGAPDLGHYAVYRGGAPDFVPSDPFTPYAESYDPSYVDGAVAPGETWYYRVAAFDDAGNFSGYSSAAGATVTTSTPSAVPWTLRLVGNTPNPFNPRTTIIFELPAAATVDLRVHDLTGRVVRTLAAGDAYGPGRHELVWDGTDAAGRDAASGVYVCRLVAVGETRNGHMVLVR